Sequence from the Aspergillus nidulans FGSC A4 chromosome III genome:
GGCTGCCAATCATCGTCTACCAAGGCCGCTTATAATGAAGTTTAAAAACTGTGTTTGGCAAATAGAAAAAGGCCACAGATCACTTATTCAGCAACATAATTGCCTATTGCAGTCAAACTTGGCAGGGTGACCTTTCCTTCATGACCCTTGTTACCCAGACCCACAGTTATTGCTCCTGATAGATGTTCCGGATAAAGCTGCAACTGCAGGTCAAACACGAAAGGATTGTCTTGAGATAACTCTTCCTTCGATGATGCAAGGACCACCTCAACCGGCGTCAGGGGCGGTGCGCTCATAATGACATCACACTCAATCTCATCACCAGACAATTGAAGTGCTTCAAACTTGATTTTTGACAGGGAGGAAGCTGCAGTTCCTCGACGGGGGATCACTTGTAAGCTGATGCCAGGAGCACCCCGAACCTCGCAAGAGCTGACACGACCTGTTGCGCCGCCAATGCCCTTCACCTTAAAAACTCCTGTGGCAGTAATAAACTTCGAATGGAACCGCGAGGCTCTCTGAATCTTGTCCCCAATTTCCTTGTGTTCCGGGTTGGGGCTCCTGAGGAGGAAATTGTAAATGCTGTCAGCCAACACGTGAATAACGTCTTGCGTTCCACTTGCGCCTATACTTCTAATCCACTGACTGAATAGCCTGGAGTTAGTCGGATCTCTTGACAAGCTTCTCTTTAGCTGTGGATGCCCACCCATGACAGAGCATTTGCTCTCACGTCGGCCTAAGTATTCTCTGTATTGAGCTGTGTCTCTTGTCCCACCATTAATGCCGAGGACAGAGCTATACTCTGTTTCAATATGTTCGTGGAAGTTCTTTTTCGATTCGTCAGATGCGTCAGGCCTTGTGACTTGGAGCTGGTATCGCGCTCCAAGACAACAACCTGTGGTAACATGTGTGCCCCATGTCGCGAAAAACTTTGCAAACGCGTCTCGCGCTGAAGCATCATTCTCGTCCCAGCAAGGGAGTCTTCTTGCCGCCCAGATGAAGTCGGCGTTAATACACCTTTCCAGGCTTTGCATATCAAACTGGACAGTATAATTGAGATCACCGATGCTCCAGAGGCCAAACAGATATCTATCATTGAAAGATACCCTGTAGCCAATTTTCCCGTTACGCTCCGCCGATATACCAAAGTAACGATAGGCCATTGATGGATTGATTGCCAACTCATTCGCTAAAGCGGCTCCAGTTGTACAAAGTAAATTTTCAGCGATAATTTCTGTTCCCGC
This genomic interval carries:
- a CDS encoding uncharacterized protein (transcript_id=CADANIAT00005297), yielding MDTPPEILPACELLGRGITLFPGSNLFDYLEILGGVEKVQLLNFNLNNKPTTVPGSNKQYLVPEDVFILPAGTEIIAENLLCTTGAALANELAINPSMAYRYFGISAERNGKIGYRVSFNDRYLFGLWSIGDLNYTVQFDMQSLERCINADFIWAARRLPCWDENDASARDAFAKFFATWGTHVTTGCCLGARYQLQVTRPDASDESKKNFHEHIETEYSSVLGINGGTRDTAQYREYLGRRESKCSVMGGHPQLKRSLSRDPTNSRLFSQWIRSIGASGTQDVIHVLADSIYNFLLRSPNPEHKEIGDKIQRASRFHSKFITATGVFKVKGIGGATGRVSSCEVRGAPGISLQVIPRRGTAASSLSKIKFEALQLSGDEIECDVIMSAPPLTPVEVVLASSKEELSQDNPFVFDLQLQLYPEHLSGAITVGLGNKGHEGKVTLPSLTAIGNYVAE